atcTAGATAAACGATGAGTTTAATGCACgtgaatattaatatacactaatgaacaatattttactacatacatacaaacagcTCTTCATCAAACTTCAGTTTCTATCAAtgggaaataaatttaatagtaagtaataaaaaatattttcttgggaattatttttaaaaatgtcaagtGTTTAAATGTTTGCaaatacaaatagaaaaaaatcatgtttgaTTGATGTATGATTGATATATATTCACATATGGTATATAGTCGTAAAGACatttcagatgcctttaggcaaattaaataaaatccgaCATACCATGCCGACACCAATGTTAACAATTTAACCCACCCAAAAAGAGAGTCCTCCATACCTCAATCTATATATGTGAAGgcatttcaagaagatcggttgaATAGATAatgcatgaagaggtaacaaaaaaacacatactttagcatttatgtTAAACTCAAATGtactcaataaatatttattaatgttaatatttctcaaaaggGCTTGCTCTGAAATTACAAGTAAACACCAAAATATTGCAACATACATCAAATAAGTTTGAGATGACAAACAGCAGGCTTACCAtcaaccatagataaaagaaatatccatcaacttttacggaatATGATTCAAATGCAGCACAGTTCAACTTATGAACCTGAAATGAATCACATtagcattaaaaattaacttgatggtacgaatttgcaatgcagatcagtttaggtcctgaactAGATAGATTAAGAgataatggtaagcccccagatcagattgatatttaaataaccataaTAACTGTTCCAGTATCTGATTGCATCAGATCAGATACTGGAACAGTTATGGTTGGTTATTatggtatacatatatataatttcaacaaaatatctTGACAGAGTTAACAGAGTGGCCTAATTAGGGTTCTGTTTTACATTTTGGGTTatgaaactataaaaattagtaaatacttaaataaaatagcaagCTAGTCCAACTTATTGTACAAAAGTACTTGATATCTGATTAATTTctacttcaataaataatatagtatagttactAAAATCATAAACTGaatcacaatataataaaagttatagatttattagttattctaaacaaaaatctctcaaataataactataaaatacttctaattaattattgtgtcAATACTAACATTtacctaataattaatttgaagtatttttataataaaatacaaactttatgttaattatggtccgaaatttacaaattagttCTAGAATGTGAAATACCTTCTTATcttcataaattaatacatttttttttgttttgacagTTCAGTAATCAGTCTGTTTTAACTGGAGATGTACTGTATTGTTAGGGTTAAATTAGATGAGAATTATTCTGATATCTATTTGAATAGCTTACAGCtcacattttcaaatataaatagtgtCTATATGCTTAATAGGAGgactttattttcaaaagttcatcatcataatttgcTGAATTTTTTTCCTTAACAATACCATCTTAGTCTCATCTAAAGCATGACAAAGGTCAAAAAACCAACTCTCTGGATCTGCTCGTTGTTCATAAAACTCCATCAACCTAGTTGCTTTAGCATATCGGtcaccataattttgatttatctcATCAATCACACATTCCctgattttcaaatttctaccTAAAGCACACCAGAATGTaccaatattttctataacagCTTCATAGATTCTTTGCTTTTTCAATAAACTTATGCCATTATTGAAGTTTTCTGTTGAGAATTTCTCATTTGGTGATATTCTTACTTTGCCTAGAATGGTTTCAggaactgaaaaataaaatttatcatttaaaaccACTAAGTACCCAATTGGCCAAATCATAATGTAGAGTTTTGTATTGATATTTCTTACCTTGATAAATTGGAAGTTCTTTTTGTTTCTGCGTCCATTCGTAGCGTCCGATTGTGCCTAATAATTCATCACTATTAGGCATCTTAGTCGCTATCTCTTTCAAGGGCTGAATATCATTTTCTGATAATACATCCCTAGTTTCTAGAACCCGTAGAAGCTCGCTGATAGTTTCGATTTTTTCGTACTGTCTTGGTGAATTTATATCTTCTCTGAAAAAGCTCTTTAAACTATCTAATTTTTCTCGGTGTCTATCACTTGTCGCAACATTATATGCTATCTGTTTTTTAAGATCTAAATATGTGATGCCATgcataatcaaataaaaataatacacaaatCACAGATaggaaacaaataaattacctacctaatagaaaagtaaattaaataggtacctatctatgaTTAAAAGTGGAatcaaactaataaaaataaaaggttgtATTAATTTACTCTTTGATAAAAGGTAAGTAGATAGGCAGCGGTGTTGCcagataataattatgaattctCCCCAAATCCTTCCCGGAATCCcccaaaaaatttaatattttaagaaaaaaacccgtgtttgaaatatttattcggAAGGAAGTAggatttcatttataatttaaaacacgaAAAACTGCAATGGCGAATTGGAGGATTGGCTGACACATCGATAACTACTCGTTTCGTTACTCGGCTGACATCATAGAGTCAACCACATCAATTTACCCTGTATGaaactctatggcgcggtaattaGCGACGTGTAAGTTTgcaagtttgcaatgaattttgataattattttgcttGTGATTGTACAACGTGCCAGTATTGTACTAGTATATGTGTGTCCCTATACTGCGTTCAGATTTCAGATCGTTAGCAATTAAATTTCGTTcataattaaatcataatcGTTAAgtcataattttcttttttattaatatttttcaaaaaaccGTAATCGTTGTATTCCCCCGCATAACCCATAAAGGATTTGTCCCCACAAAAGGCTGAAAATACCCCCAAATTTGGGGGAATCCCCCCCATCTGGCATCACTGGTAGGTAGAGGTAGATAGACTGCCTGTCACTGTCAGTTTTCAATTCAGTAcctaaatctaaatattttattaacatattatGTCCCAAGACCTGTTAATATGCAATTTCTATTAACATTAGTTTTCTctccatttataattatattggcaaaatgtatacaaaataataatatctacttataatttttatttactttatccgtatgtatgtatgtataatatatttatatacttttatattttaggttacacactgatccgtatttataatatcattataacatattatattccatGTCAatttcaaccttgacgttggcaaaatcatcttTTGGCGAACTATGGAGccacgaaaataaaaaaaaatctaaataccTAAACTAAATCCATgcgttatttaaaatagtgcatttatttttgtagaatGGCAACACTGCGTTGCGTAGATACTACGGAAAAATAAGTAGACACGTAGCTATAACCTAGTTGACCAGAGAGTTTCTATtctgtacctacctagtacAGGTTGGGTATGGGTAGTGGTACCTGTCGATAAGAATATCACTCagagtaaattaatttaagaggGAAAAGAGAGACATCTTGCGAGATATTTAAGCATAACAGTTTTGATGCGTGATTTATCGAGAGATAACTCTATCtatgtgtgcgtgtgtgtATACGTACAGACGATGTACTACAAGCACGATGCTTCTTTTAGCGTTTTCGTCATCATCAGCCTTCTTCAGTGACcctcttattaaaataaaaaaaaattgatataattaatatttcatgtattttctctttttataatttttatgtttaaattaaaatatttttgcaccCTAATGTACGTCGATGAGGCATAGTTAGTGCAAATTCGAAAATTCACACAACAGCACAGCCCAGcaaaataccaaaaaaacgTCTTTATCGCACAAACACTCCAGAATTCTACATAATTAACACAAAAACGGAGGAACAGATTCCTCAACTCGaactttgaaatgaaaatatctaaaataggTAGACGTACCAGCAGCACACGAAACAATCAAAAAATTACGGCAGTGCCAGcggtaaattatattttcgtgtGACAAGTTTTTAAAGGGGGATTTGCATGTAATGTTGCCACTTCTCAGACGTTTGAaagaatacaaattttattaataaaaaaaaaacaagaccctatttattataatttgcgATTTTTTCTACGTATTAATTtgtactatattatttattccaacaaatatattttttggtaaataGCTGACAATGCATAAAAAGTtcacttcactttttaattttatggctccatcgtttggccaaacgatgattttgcctatggcataaaaagttataaagttAGGAAATAC
This sequence is a window from Plodia interpunctella isolate USDA-ARS_2022_Savannah chromosome 6, ilPloInte3.2, whole genome shotgun sequence. Protein-coding genes within it:
- the LOC128671020 gene encoding uncharacterized protein LOC128671020; this encodes MHGITYLDLKKQIAYNVATSDRHREKLDSLKSFFREDINSPRQYEKIETISELLRVLETRDVLSENDIQPLKEIATKMPNSDELLGTIGRYEWTQKQKELPIYQVPETILGKVRISPNEKFSTENFNNGISLLKKQRIYEAVIENIGTFWCALGRNLKIRECVIDEINQNYGDRYAKATRLMEFYEQRADPESWFFDLCHALDETKMVLLRKKIQQIMMMNF